A section of the Ktedonobacterales bacterium genome encodes:
- a CDS encoding DUF177 domain-containing protein: MIYNVAQLLKAQVGATQVVELDNADTLYLEDESVRLAGPISGRLRMRRTNQGILVDGPIEAQVELSCVRCLDPFTLPVSFDLEEQFYPTIDVITGLSLPESDNELIFPIDQNHQLDLREALRQNLLLALPMQPICKETCAGLCPQCGKNLNEGPCDCQPPIDERLSVLGDLLKESLQPEQPQR, translated from the coding sequence ATGATATATAACGTTGCGCAACTCTTAAAAGCCCAGGTGGGCGCTACCCAGGTTGTTGAACTTGATAATGCGGACACCTTGTATCTGGAGGATGAATCGGTCAGGCTGGCTGGCCCAATCAGCGGGCGCTTGCGCATGCGCCGCACGAATCAGGGCATTCTGGTTGATGGCCCAATTGAGGCGCAGGTTGAATTAAGCTGCGTGCGCTGCCTGGACCCTTTTACCCTGCCGGTATCCTTTGATCTGGAGGAACAGTTTTATCCTACTATTGATGTGATTACCGGCCTTTCGCTGCCGGAAAGTGATAATGAGCTCATCTTCCCCATTGACCAGAACCATCAGCTTGATCTGCGCGAGGCGCTGCGCCAGAACCTGCTGCTGGCGCTGCCAATGCAGCCTATCTGCAAGGAGACCTGCGCAGGTCTGTGTCCGCAGTGTGGGAAAAATCTGAATGAGGGTCCGTGTGATTGCCAGCCCCCGATTGATGAGCGTTTAAGCGTGCTGGGCGATCTGCTCAAGGAGTCTTTACAGCCAGAGCAGCCGCAGCGATAG
- the fabD gene encoding ACP S-malonyltransferase has product MSEPIAFIFPGQGSQAVGMGADVAAASPAARAVFERADRCLGFALSALCFQGPEETLKETINAQPAIVVVSMALLAALEEHLAAGGARERLQPAYVAGHSVGEYAALAASGALNLEAALALVRERGRLMHEEGTVCPGGMAAVLGLDDAVLQEVCAQATEEMLAASGTQASRHPGMGRVVVANYNSPGQIVISGEQQALARAMELASARGAKRVVALAVSSAFHSPVMEPASAGLARAVAEARLGDATIPLVSNISARPVIEAAALRTELARQIVSPVQWIKTVEFLAAQGVSLFVEIGPGQVLSGLVRRIVKGATTLNVSAAADVARVADDLLSRLKDA; this is encoded by the coding sequence GTGAGCGAGCCTATCGCTTTTATTTTTCCCGGCCAGGGGAGTCAGGCCGTTGGGATGGGGGCGGATGTTGCCGCTGCCTCTCCGGCGGCTCGCGCTGTGTTTGAGCGCGCTGATCGCTGCCTGGGATTCGCGCTCTCTGCTCTCTGTTTCCAGGGGCCAGAAGAAACGCTCAAGGAGACTATCAACGCTCAACCTGCTATCGTGGTGGTCAGCATGGCATTGCTCGCTGCGCTTGAGGAGCATCTAGCTGCCGGGGGCGCTCGTGAACGGCTTCAGCCTGCTTATGTGGCCGGTCACAGTGTTGGAGAGTACGCCGCGCTGGCCGCCAGCGGCGCGCTGAACCTGGAAGCGGCGCTGGCGCTGGTACGCGAACGAGGGCGATTGATGCACGAGGAGGGGACGGTCTGCCCTGGCGGGATGGCGGCAGTGCTTGGCCTGGATGATGCTGTGCTGCAAGAAGTCTGCGCGCAGGCCACCGAAGAAATGCTCGCCGCGTCGGGGACGCAGGCCAGCCGACATCCAGGAATGGGCCGGGTGGTCGTGGCGAATTATAATTCTCCTGGTCAGATCGTTATTTCTGGCGAGCAGCAGGCGTTAGCGCGCGCGATGGAGTTGGCTTCGGCGCGTGGCGCAAAGCGCGTCGTGGCCCTGGCGGTGAGCAGCGCTTTTCACTCGCCAGTGATGGAACCGGCCTCAGCCGGGCTGGCGCGGGCGGTGGCTGAGGCGCGGCTGGGCGACGCGACGATCCCTCTCGTCTCGAACATCAGTGCGCGGCCCGTTATTGAGGCCGCCGCGCTGCGCACAGAACTGGCCCGCCAGATTGTTTCGCCAGTTCAGTGGATCAAGACGGTTGAGTTTCTGGCTGCCCAGGGAGTTTCGCTCTTTGTGGAGATCGGGCCAGGCCAGGTTCTTTCTGGATTGGTCAGGCGCATTGTGAAGGGGGCCACTACGCTCAACGTCAGCGCCGCTGCCGATGTCGCGCGCGTGGCCGATGATCTGCTTTCACGGTTGAAGGATGCGTGA
- a CDS encoding TRC40/GET3/ArsA family transport-energizing ATPase, with the protein ETVVIDAAPTGETMRLLSLPESFLWYVGRTSVLQKTAVNLARPLLKAFVPSTVNLAESFQRLNGRVKALREVLTDPETSSYRLVVNPEKMVIKEALRAETYLALYNYPIDGVVCNRVLPKANYHDVFMQRLFESQERYRQEIYNTFQPLPIWEGPYLSEEILGVEALAKLAHTIFGDDDPTQVFYRGAVQEVVKNGQGYILRLPLPHVELNKVVLTKKGDEMVVEVGNFKRELTLPAVLIPMDAKVARFVEKNLEIHFEPAAVAS; encoded by the coding sequence GAGACGGTGGTGATCGATGCCGCGCCAACCGGCGAGACGATGCGGCTCCTCAGTCTGCCGGAATCATTTCTCTGGTACGTGGGGCGCACCAGCGTCTTGCAAAAGACGGCGGTAAACCTGGCGAGGCCGCTGCTGAAAGCGTTTGTACCCTCAACGGTCAATCTGGCGGAATCCTTCCAGCGGCTCAACGGGCGGGTGAAGGCGCTGCGCGAGGTGCTGACGGACCCGGAAACCAGTTCCTACCGGCTGGTGGTCAATCCGGAGAAGATGGTGATTAAAGAAGCGCTGCGGGCAGAAACCTATCTGGCGCTCTATAACTATCCCATCGATGGCGTTGTCTGCAACCGCGTTTTGCCGAAAGCGAACTATCACGACGTGTTTATGCAGCGCTTGTTTGAGTCCCAGGAGCGCTATCGCCAGGAGATTTACAATACCTTCCAGCCGCTGCCCATCTGGGAAGGGCCGTATCTTTCTGAGGAGATTCTGGGCGTGGAGGCGCTGGCAAAGCTGGCGCATACGATCTTTGGCGACGACGACCCGACGCAGGTCTTTTATCGCGGCGCGGTGCAGGAAGTCGTCAAAAACGGCCAGGGCTATATCTTGCGTCTGCCGCTGCCCCATGTGGAACTGAATAAAGTCGTCCTGACGAAGAAAGGCGACGAGATGGTGGTGGAGGTCGGCAATTTCAAGCGCGAATTGACGCTGCCAGCCGTGCTGATCCCAATGGACGCCAAGGTGGCGCGCTTTGTCGAAAAGAACCTGGAGATTCATTTCGAACCGGCGGCAGTAGCATCTTAA
- the tatA gene encoding twin-arginine translocase TatA/TatE family subunit, translated as MFGFHAWDLLIVLLIALVIFGPRKLPEIGGAVGKSIREFKKATNEIVDQVKSPEPKQITSTSNKAVSPEVKESLTAPAASVEKPQEVEVE; from the coding sequence ATGTTTGGATTCCATGCGTGGGATTTGCTGATCGTTCTGCTGATTGCCCTGGTCATCTTTGGCCCTCGCAAACTGCCTGAGATTGGCGGCGCGGTCGGTAAGAGTATTCGTGAGTTTAAGAAGGCGACCAACGAGATTGTCGATCAGGTTAAATCGCCTGAGCCAAAGCAGATTACTTCAACCTCGAACAAGGCGGTCAGCCCGGAGGTGAAGGAATCGCTTACTGCGCCTGCCGCCAGCGTTGAGAAGCCTCAAGAAGTCGAAGTCGAATAG
- a CDS encoding Asp23/Gls24 family envelope stress response protein: protein METETEQLGAVRIAKQVLETIIEMAALKEPGVVRLASVGGHFSRLLDREAPRRGIALTLADQEVGVALYLVVESGSNMVQVATAVQDAVGAAIEHMVGLTVKEINVYIQDVA, encoded by the coding sequence ATGGAAACGGAAACCGAACAACTGGGCGCGGTACGCATTGCCAAACAGGTGCTGGAGACGATTATTGAGATGGCTGCGCTCAAGGAGCCAGGGGTAGTCCGGCTGGCTTCGGTTGGTGGGCATTTCTCGCGTTTGCTGGATCGTGAAGCGCCCCGTCGCGGGATCGCTTTGACGCTGGCCGATCAGGAGGTGGGCGTCGCGCTCTATCTGGTGGTGGAGTCTGGCAGCAATATGGTCCAGGTAGCCACAGCGGTGCAGGATGCCGTTGGCGCCGCTATTGAACATATGGTTGGTTTGACGGTGAAAGAAATTAACGTTTACATTCAAGATGTGGCCTGA
- the nusB gene encoding transcription antitermination factor NusB has product MPVGVRRQGRMIALQTLYEYDTSHHGIDVVLERHAAQRHLPPRVVDFAKELVQGVLAHLSAIDGEIEKAAQEWPLQQMAKIDKNILRLAIYEILFNNTVPAKAAINEAVELAKTFGSDTSSRFVNGVLGTIFSRTQGLPMSGAESEVR; this is encoded by the coding sequence ATGCCAGTCGGTGTGCGCAGGCAGGGGCGAATGATTGCCTTGCAGACTCTTTACGAATACGATACATCTCATCATGGCATTGACGTTGTTTTAGAGCGGCATGCCGCGCAGCGCCATCTTCCGCCCCGTGTGGTAGACTTTGCCAAAGAATTAGTGCAAGGGGTTCTCGCTCATTTGTCTGCGATTGATGGAGAGATTGAGAAGGCGGCGCAGGAATGGCCGTTGCAGCAGATGGCAAAGATTGATAAAAACATCTTGAGGCTTGCAATCTACGAGATTCTGTTCAATAATACTGTACCAGCTAAGGCCGCCATCAACGAGGCCGTGGAGCTAGCCAAAACCTTTGGTAGTGATACCTCCAGCCGATTCGTCAATGGGGTTCTGGGTACAATTTTCAGCCGGACTCAAGGTTTGCCCATGTCCGGTGCGGAAAGCGAGGTGAGATGA
- the coaD gene encoding pantetheine-phosphate adenylyltransferase: protein MSAGASRRPLIAVYPGSFDPLTNGHLDIAIRAARVVDELIIGVFTTPSKNLLFTTEERVQLWQETIAEKKLHNVRVESFEGLTVEYVRQVGARLIVKGLRAVQDFEAEFQQALMNRNLAPEIEVMLMVTEPRYLFLSSSLLKEVAKLGGDPNGLVPAGVAQALQRKFAR from the coding sequence GTGAGCGCAGGCGCTTCCAGGCGGCCACTGATTGCCGTCTATCCTGGGTCGTTTGATCCGCTGACGAACGGGCATCTGGACATTGCTATCCGCGCGGCTCGGGTGGTAGATGAGTTGATTATTGGGGTGTTTACGACGCCCTCGAAGAATCTGCTCTTTACAACTGAGGAGCGCGTGCAGCTCTGGCAGGAGACGATTGCCGAAAAAAAGCTTCACAATGTCCGGGTTGAATCGTTTGAGGGGCTGACAGTGGAATATGTGCGCCAGGTTGGCGCGCGCTTGATCGTGAAGGGGCTGCGTGCCGTTCAGGATTTTGAGGCCGAATTTCAGCAGGCGCTGATGAACCGCAATCTGGCGCCAGAGATCGAAGTGATGCTGATGGTGACGGAGCCACGCTATCTCTTCCTGAGTTCCAGTCTGCTGAAAGAGGTAGCAAAATTAGGGGGCGACCCGAATGGTCTGGTGCCTGCGGGGGTGGCACAGGCATTGCAACGGAAGTTTGCCCGATGA
- the tatC gene encoding twin-arginine translocase subunit TatC, giving the protein MATSELDQDQVIGLDEPEPPEEEEETGGTMSLVDHLEELRRRIIICAVTIVLGSIVGFIFWQPIMNFLMLPLPVAANPLVQGPGGATRLTTTEIGGAFSVVLKLSVAVGIGLGSPMLLYQIWAFVAPGLTRRERRWAGPFVLIGVVLFLAGLAVGFLTLRFPVNFLISFGKDNFLELITANSYFTFVAFFMLAFGIVFELPLVLTFLAQIGILSSQTLRRKRALALVILWILSTVITPGTDPYSPIVLGLAMTMLYELSIILIRVTKK; this is encoded by the coding sequence ATGGCTACCAGCGAACTGGACCAGGATCAGGTCATTGGCCTCGACGAGCCAGAGCCACCGGAAGAAGAAGAGGAAACCGGCGGTACGATGTCGCTGGTGGACCACCTGGAAGAGCTGCGCAGGCGTATCATCATTTGCGCGGTCACCATTGTTCTGGGGAGTATCGTCGGCTTCATCTTCTGGCAGCCTATTATGAACTTCCTGATGCTCCCGCTGCCTGTGGCGGCAAATCCGCTCGTCCAGGGGCCTGGCGGAGCAACGAGGTTGACGACGACAGAGATTGGCGGAGCCTTTTCGGTGGTTCTCAAGCTCTCTGTGGCGGTGGGCATTGGCCTGGGGTCGCCGATGCTTCTCTATCAGATCTGGGCTTTTGTGGCTCCTGGTCTGACACGCCGCGAGCGGCGCTGGGCTGGCCCGTTTGTGCTGATCGGGGTGGTTCTCTTCCTGGCGGGGCTGGCCGTTGGGTTCCTGACCTTGCGCTTTCCGGTCAACTTTCTGATTAGTTTTGGCAAGGATAACTTCCTTGAGTTGATCACTGCCAACAGCTACTTTACGTTTGTCGCCTTCTTCATGCTGGCGTTCGGGATTGTCTTTGAGCTGCCGCTGGTGCTGACCTTCCTGGCGCAGATCGGCATCCTGTCTTCGCAGACCCTGCGGCGCAAACGGGCATTGGCTCTGGTTATCCTGTGGATTCTCTCCACAGTCATAACGCCTGGCACCGACCCTTACAGCCCAATTGTCCTGGGTCTTGCCATGACGATGTTGTATGAGTTGAGCATTATCCTGATTCGGGTAACGAAAAAGTAG
- the rpmF gene encoding 50S ribosomal protein L32, which yields MGALPKRKVTKAAKAKRRSHHHLKLPQLINCPQCHQPRLSHHVCPNCGTYRGRQVLPIKEKRAAGQ from the coding sequence GTGGGCGCTCTACCGAAGCGAAAAGTGACCAAGGCCGCCAAGGCAAAGCGGCGTAGTCATCATCATCTCAAGCTTCCGCAGTTGATTAATTGTCCACAGTGCCACCAACCGCGTCTCTCGCATCATGTCTGCCCCAATTGTGGGACATATCGCGGGCGCCAGGTGCTGCCGATTAAAGAGAAACGCGCTGCCGGGCAATAA
- a CDS encoding transposase: protein MQLVEQHVIKHSDSRFAPIDAAAFAAKNLYNAALYEVRQTYIFEHRYLGNSEVYHRMKPTPAYRALPRKVGNSILRQLDTNWRAFFAALEAWKEAPGKFLGRPKLPKYKHKTRGRFLLIYDLQALSRRALARGRLRPSGLDIEVQTGHKTVKQARIVPRAGYYVVEIVYEQAEAAPSGNPALVASVDIGVDNLAALTSNKPGFVPRLVNGRPIKSTNHYYNKRRAALQEALSHLGITARMARLTTRRTRRINHYLHTASKAIIALLAQEGIGTLIVGKNAGWKQEAELGRVNNQHFVGLPHARFIQMLAYKAKLAGMRFVLQEESYTSRASALDSDAMPLYDPKRAGKPVFSGKRIKRGLYQARDGRTVNADVNGSANILRKALPNAFEADGIEAVAVRPVWLTFAWSVQPRALAAAPAIPTSQ from the coding sequence ATGCAGCTCGTCGAACAACACGTCATCAAGCACAGTGATAGCCGCTTTGCGCCCATTGACGCCGCTGCTTTCGCCGCCAAAAATCTGTATAATGCCGCGCTCTATGAGGTGCGGCAAACCTACATCTTTGAACACCGCTACCTTGGAAACTCAGAAGTCTATCATCGGATGAAGCCCACGCCCGCTTATCGTGCCCTGCCGCGCAAAGTTGGAAACTCCATCCTGCGGCAGTTGGATACGAACTGGCGGGCCTTCTTCGCTGCGCTGGAAGCCTGGAAGGAAGCCCCCGGCAAGTTCCTGGGCCGCCCGAAGCTGCCCAAATACAAGCACAAAACCAGGGGCCGCTTCCTTTTGATCTATGACCTCCAGGCTCTTTCCCGTCGGGCGCTTGCTCGTGGGCGCCTCCGGCCTTCGGGTCTGGACATTGAAGTGCAGACGGGCCACAAAACCGTCAAGCAGGCCCGCATTGTCCCGCGTGCGGGCTACTATGTCGTCGAAATCGTCTATGAACAGGCAGAAGCCGCCCCGTCCGGCAACCCAGCCCTGGTGGCCTCGGTAGACATTGGCGTGGACAATCTCGCGGCGCTAACCTCAAACAAGCCGGGCTTTGTCCCCCGACTCGTTAACGGGCGTCCGATCAAATCCACTAACCACTACTACAATAAGCGGCGGGCGGCATTGCAGGAAGCCTTGAGCCATCTGGGGATAACGGCGCGGATGGCCCGTCTGACCACCAGGCGGACCCGACGCATCAATCACTACTTGCATACGGCGAGCAAAGCGATTATTGCCCTGCTGGCGCAAGAGGGGATAGGCACGCTCATTGTCGGCAAGAACGCTGGTTGGAAGCAAGAAGCCGAGCTAGGTCGGGTCAATAATCAGCACTTTGTCGGACTGCCGCATGCCCGCTTTATCCAGATGCTGGCATATAAAGCGAAGTTGGCAGGCATGCGGTTTGTGCTTCAGGAAGAGAGCTACACCAGCCGCGCCAGTGCGCTTGACAGCGATGCCATGCCCCTCTACGATCCGAAGCGGGCAGGCAAGCCCGTCTTCAGCGGCAAGCGCATCAAGCGCGGCTTGTATCAGGCCAGGGACGGGCGCACCGTGAATGCGGACGTGAATGGGTCCGCCAACATTTTGCGGAAAGCACTCCCAAACGCCTTTGAGGCCGATGGGATAGAGGCCGTTGCAGTTCGGCCCGTCTGGTTAACGTTTGCCTGGTCAGTCCAGCCCAGGGCGCTGGCGGCAGCGCCAGCCATACCAACCAGTCAATAG
- the fabG gene encoding 3-oxoacyl-[acyl-carrier-protein] reductase: protein MEQGKRGSTGQPSPTTLAGKTALVTGGSRGIGRATALELARLGANVVVNYRGNAEAAREVQALIEEQGGKALAIRADVSQSAEIDRLFATIAETFGAVEILVNNAGLTRDNLLMRISEADWDAVLTTNLKSTYLCARAALRGMLKARWGRIVNVSSVVGIAGNAGQANYAAAKAGVIALTKSLAQEVGSRNITVNAVAPGFIETEMTAHLPEALRQRMLDHVALGRVGTPEDVSAVISFLCTPAAGYVTGQVLVIDGGMGL, encoded by the coding sequence ATGGAGCAGGGCAAACGAGGTTCCACCGGCCAGCCATCACCAACCACGCTTGCTGGAAAGACGGCCCTGGTTACAGGGGGTTCACGCGGCATTGGGCGCGCTACCGCGCTGGAGCTTGCCCGTTTAGGGGCGAATGTGGTGGTCAACTACCGGGGGAACGCGGAGGCTGCCCGCGAAGTCCAGGCGCTGATTGAGGAGCAGGGCGGCAAAGCTCTTGCTATAAGGGCTGATGTCAGCCAGAGCGCGGAGATTGATCGGCTGTTTGCGACCATTGCCGAGACCTTTGGCGCTGTCGAGATTCTGGTGAATAACGCGGGGCTGACTCGTGATAATTTGCTGATGCGTATCAGCGAGGCCGATTGGGATGCCGTATTAACCACCAATCTCAAATCAACCTATCTCTGTGCGAGGGCCGCGCTGCGCGGCATGCTGAAGGCGCGCTGGGGGCGAATCGTCAATGTGTCTTCGGTTGTGGGCATTGCTGGTAACGCCGGGCAGGCCAATTACGCGGCGGCCAAGGCCGGGGTGATTGCCCTGACCAAAAGTCTGGCGCAGGAGGTTGGCTCGCGCAACATTACGGTGAATGCAGTGGCTCCGGGCTTTATTGAAACGGAGATGACTGCCCATCTGCCAGAGGCGCTGCGCCAGCGGATGCTGGACCATGTGGCGTTGGGCCGGGTGGGAACGCCAGAAGACGTGTCAGCGGTGATTAGCTTTCTCTGTACCCCGGCGGCGGGCTATGTCACCGGGCAGGTGCTGGTGATTGATGGTGGGATGGGGCTTTAA
- the recG gene encoding ATP-dependent DNA helicase RecG has product MLPPVIEKARKILLHEQRLGHTDQTVRPGGLEAFVARWIEEVEKLRLAGELKETTGAPPVEQAIQHLLQDYRALDPMQRAARVRAALAKLGGQTAEAPKAAASAAQPASRPAAASSGPRTLPATDASRRAPEARSTPIRSSPPQEAAPAFVPSDVAQEAAPWDVQPARGPVSSPVIRSSHLVDLSNQLDETAFAAPSASDDEQEALHPEIEDGQAAVDGHFLLEARVTAVPGVGPSQAAKLHRLGIQTVQDLLTYFPREHHDYSKLEKIATIPLEQVVTIMGMIWEVQNVRSASGRVRTVARVSDETGQIRATWFNQPYLLKQLTRGSYIVLTGVKQRFGNKVEFNVRSHELPEQGDLVNTGRLVPIYTLTEGLNAKALRRYTKWAVDRCAELLPEFLPATIRARVGLPSLPQAVSQYHYPENESRLVSARRRLAFDELFLIQLGMLARRAEWSSKVEGLALKVDLKQIFETVEASEASPESTSLASVGERPPGPGLWPVSIDTPLETTLPFRFTGAQRRVIREILADLSRAQPMCRLLQGDVGSGKTVVAAAALLTAAANGLQGALLAPTEILAEQHYRTVSRLLEPFGIRVALLIGSQRQRERAAMLAAVESGEAMVVVGTHALIQEGVTFARLGLAVVDEQHRFGVEQRDALRQKGYNPHMLVMTATPIPRTLALTLYGDLDISTLDEMPLGRQQIITRWRSGTRRAEAYHVIAEQVEQGHQAYVICPLIEESETLEDVKAAVVEYERLRSQVFPTLRLGLVHGALKGSEKEQVMRRFRDGELDVLVATAVVEVGVDVPNATVMAIEDADRFGLSQLHQFRGRVGRGEYQSFCYVLSEGSGPQAQERLSVIERTTNGFTLAEEDLKLRGPGDFFGTRQSGLPELRVANLADTRLLEVARAQAEWLWSSDAYLQKNEHRRLRERVATFWSRFVGH; this is encoded by the coding sequence GTGCTACCACCTGTCATTGAGAAGGCTCGGAAGATTCTCCTCCATGAGCAGCGGCTGGGGCATACCGATCAAACCGTCCGCCCTGGCGGCTTAGAAGCCTTTGTAGCACGTTGGATCGAGGAAGTGGAAAAACTGCGGCTGGCCGGTGAATTGAAAGAAACCACTGGCGCGCCGCCGGTTGAGCAGGCCATTCAGCACTTATTGCAAGATTATCGCGCGCTTGATCCCATGCAGCGCGCGGCGCGGGTGCGTGCCGCGCTCGCCAAACTCGGTGGGCAGACGGCTGAGGCGCCCAAAGCAGCGGCATCGGCTGCGCAGCCTGCGTCTCGCCCGGCGGCTGCGTCTTCAGGGCCGCGCACGCTGCCAGCGACGGATGCGAGCAGGCGCGCGCCGGAAGCCCGATCTACGCCCATCAGGAGCAGCCCTCCCCAGGAAGCCGCGCCCGCCTTTGTTCCATCTGATGTGGCGCAGGAAGCTGCGCCCTGGGATGTGCAGCCCGCGCGCGGGCCGGTGTCCTCGCCGGTGATTCGCAGCAGCCATCTGGTGGATTTATCGAATCAACTCGATGAAACGGCGTTCGCCGCGCCGTCAGCATCGGACGATGAGCAAGAAGCCTTGCACCCGGAGATCGAAGACGGCCAGGCGGCAGTAGACGGCCATTTTCTGCTGGAGGCGCGGGTGACAGCCGTTCCTGGAGTTGGTCCATCGCAGGCGGCGAAGCTGCACCGCCTGGGCATCCAGACGGTGCAGGATTTGCTGACGTATTTCCCGCGCGAGCACCACGATTACAGCAAGCTCGAAAAGATTGCGACGATTCCGCTGGAGCAGGTGGTGACGATCATGGGGATGATCTGGGAGGTGCAGAACGTGCGCAGCGCCAGCGGCAGGGTGCGCACCGTCGCCAGAGTCTCGGACGAGACGGGGCAGATTCGCGCCACCTGGTTTAACCAGCCCTATCTGCTCAAGCAGTTGACGCGCGGCAGCTATATCGTCCTGACCGGCGTGAAGCAGCGCTTTGGCAACAAAGTGGAATTCAATGTGCGCAGCCACGAGTTACCGGAGCAGGGCGATCTCGTGAATACCGGGCGGCTGGTCCCCATCTATACATTGACCGAAGGGCTAAACGCCAAGGCGCTGCGCCGCTACACCAAATGGGCGGTAGATCGCTGCGCCGAACTGCTGCCGGAGTTCCTGCCTGCGACGATTCGCGCGCGGGTCGGGCTACCTTCTTTGCCCCAGGCGGTGAGCCAGTACCACTACCCTGAGAATGAATCTCGATTAGTCAGCGCCAGACGCCGCCTGGCATTTGATGAACTCTTTCTGATTCAGCTAGGGATGCTGGCTCGTCGGGCAGAGTGGAGCAGTAAGGTTGAGGGGCTTGCGCTGAAGGTTGATCTGAAGCAGATTTTTGAGACGGTGGAAGCGAGCGAAGCATCTCCAGAAAGTACGAGCCTTGCTTCTGTCGGGGAACGACCTCCAGGGCCGGGATTGTGGCCGGTTTCGATTGATACACCGCTTGAAACGACGCTGCCGTTCCGTTTCACAGGCGCGCAGCGGCGCGTGATCAGAGAGATTCTGGCGGACCTGAGCCGCGCGCAGCCGATGTGCCGCCTGTTGCAAGGCGATGTGGGATCGGGCAAGACAGTGGTGGCGGCGGCGGCGCTCTTGACGGCGGCAGCCAACGGCCTGCAAGGCGCGCTGTTGGCCCCCACCGAAATCCTGGCCGAGCAGCACTATCGCACCGTTTCGCGCCTGCTGGAGCCGTTTGGCATCCGAGTCGCTCTGCTGATCGGGAGCCAGCGCCAGCGCGAACGCGCCGCTATGCTGGCTGCGGTTGAATCGGGCGAGGCAATGGTGGTGGTGGGTACGCACGCGCTGATACAGGAAGGGGTCACGTTTGCGCGGCTGGGGTTGGCAGTGGTGGACGAACAGCATCGCTTTGGTGTCGAGCAGCGCGATGCCCTGCGCCAGAAGGGCTACAATCCGCATATGCTGGTGATGACAGCCACCCCTATTCCGCGCACGCTAGCCTTGACACTCTATGGCGATCTGGATATTTCGACGCTGGATGAAATGCCGCTGGGCCGCCAGCAAATCATCACGCGCTGGCGTTCCGGCACGCGGCGTGCGGAAGCCTACCATGTGATTGCCGAACAGGTGGAGCAGGGACACCAGGCGTATGTCATCTGCCCGCTGATCGAGGAATCGGAAACGCTGGAGGATGTGAAAGCCGCCGTCGTTGAGTACGAGCGCCTGCGCAGCCAGGTTTTCCCGACGCTCCGGCTGGGGCTGGTGCATGGCGCTCTGAAGGGCAGCGAAAAGGAGCAGGTGATGCGGCGCTTCCGCGATGGCGAACTGGATGTGCTGGTCGCTACCGCAGTGGTCGAGGTCGGCGTTGATGTCCCCAACGCAACGGTGATGGCGATTGAGGATGCAGACCGCTTTGGTTTGTCGCAGCTCCACCAGTTTCGCGGGCGCGTCGGGCGCGGCGAATATCAATCCTTTTGCTATGTGCTGAGCGAGGGGTCCGGGCCGCAAGCCCAGGAGCGCCTGAGCGTGATTGAGCGCACCACCAACGGCTTTACGTTGGCCGAAGAAGACTTGAAGCTGCGCGGCCCTGGAGACTTTTTTGGTACACGCCAGAGCGGGCTGCCGGAGCTTCGTGTTGCTAACCTGGCGGATACGCGGCTGCTGGAGGTGGCGCGGGCGCAGGCCGAATGGCTCTGGTCCAGCGATGCATACCTGCAAAAAAACGAGCATCGGCGGCTGCGTGAGCGAGTAGCCACCTTCTGGAGCCGTTTTGTCGGCCATTGA
- the acpP gene encoding acyl carrier protein encodes MSSNTVFDRLRKIIVDQLGVDESEVVPAASFVDDLNADSLDLVELIMSLEEEFKLQISDADAEKITTVGEAQDYIEEHLH; translated from the coding sequence ATGTCATCCAACACCGTGTTCGACCGACTAAGAAAGATTATTGTCGATCAACTGGGCGTGGACGAATCTGAGGTAGTTCCTGCCGCATCGTTCGTCGATGACCTGAATGCTGATTCGCTTGATCTAGTTGAGTTGATTATGTCCTTGGAAGAGGAGTTCAAGCTGCAAATCTCGGATGCAGATGCCGAGAAGATCACGACTGTCGGCGAAGCGCAGGACTACATCGAGGAACACCTCCACTAA